In Agarivorans gilvus, one genomic interval encodes:
- a CDS encoding aminodeoxychorismate/anthranilate synthase component II produces MTHSVFLLDNFDSFTYNLVDQFRSQGLDVRIYRNHLSAQEIKQHIDDCPNPAVLVLSPGPGNPQQAGCMLELINLCKGEVPIIGICLGHQALVESYGGVVGKAGEIVHGKSSAIEHDNRLMFEGLSNPLPVARYHSLVATSMPEGLTVNAHYQTMPMAIINEQDKVVGFQFHPESILTSEGATLLARSLEWAIQKEDA; encoded by the coding sequence ATGACTCATAGTGTCTTTCTACTCGATAACTTTGACTCGTTCACTTACAACCTAGTGGACCAATTTCGTAGCCAAGGTTTAGATGTTCGTATTTATCGCAATCATTTAAGCGCACAAGAAATTAAACAGCATATCGATGACTGCCCCAACCCAGCGGTATTGGTATTGTCGCCAGGACCGGGCAACCCTCAGCAAGCAGGCTGTATGTTGGAACTGATTAATTTATGTAAAGGTGAAGTACCCATCATTGGTATTTGTTTAGGTCATCAAGCGCTAGTCGAAAGCTACGGCGGCGTGGTCGGTAAAGCCGGAGAAATCGTTCACGGAAAATCCTCTGCCATTGAACACGATAACCGCTTAATGTTTGAAGGTTTGAGTAATCCCTTGCCAGTGGCGCGCTACCACTCGTTAGTGGCTACATCGATGCCAGAGGGCTTAACTGTGAACGCTCACTACCAAACTATGCCGATGGCGATTATTAATGAACAGGACAAAGTGGTGGGTTTTCAATTCCACCCTGAATCCATATTAACCAGCGAAGGGGCCACACTTCTCGCCCGCAGCTTAGAATGGGCAATCCAAAAGGAGGACGCGTAA
- a CDS encoding segregation and condensation protein A produces the protein MLDKASPSQQLTLASVNGEPWLELPEDLFIPPDAMEVILEQFEGPLDLLLYLIRKQKLDIEHLPVLAITQQYMDYIEAMQQLKLELAAEYLVMAALLTEIKSRTLLPVPELEQEETDPRAELIRRLQEYELYKDASEKVDSLPRLQRDTHAVVIAKPEDMPVNVIYPEVAMDQLLEALRGIAQRVQNFEHHEIKREKLSTRQRMSDILAKLQAHRFVEFSQLFSLSEGRAGLVVSFLAILELIKEGYIKCVQSQPLMAIQVLLVANEEAES, from the coding sequence ATGTTAGATAAGGCATCGCCCTCCCAGCAGTTAACGCTTGCCAGTGTCAACGGGGAGCCCTGGTTAGAGCTACCCGAAGACTTATTTATTCCACCCGATGCCATGGAAGTGATTCTTGAGCAATTTGAAGGTCCTTTGGACCTGTTGCTTTATTTGATCCGTAAACAGAAACTCGATATTGAGCATTTACCAGTATTGGCGATTACCCAGCAATACATGGATTATATTGAGGCGATGCAGCAGTTAAAGCTGGAACTGGCAGCAGAATACTTAGTGATGGCTGCGTTGTTAACGGAGATTAAATCACGCACCTTATTGCCGGTGCCTGAGTTAGAGCAAGAAGAAACGGATCCGCGGGCAGAGCTGATTCGGCGTTTGCAAGAGTATGAACTCTATAAAGATGCCAGTGAGAAAGTCGACAGTTTACCGCGCCTCCAGCGAGATACCCATGCCGTGGTCATTGCCAAGCCCGAGGATATGCCAGTTAATGTGATATATCCTGAAGTAGCCATGGATCAATTGCTGGAGGCTTTACGCGGCATTGCCCAGCGGGTACAAAATTTTGAGCATCATGAAATCAAACGAGAAAAGTTGTCTACTCGGCAACGGATGAGCGATATTTTAGCAAAACTGCAGGCACACCGCTTTGTTGAATTTAGTCAGTTGTTTAGCTTGAGTGAGGGACGAGCGGGTTTGGTGGTAAGTTTTTTGGCTATTTTGGAGTTGATCAAAGAAGGCTACATCAAATGTGTGCAAAGTCAGCCCTTAATGGCCATTCAGGTTCTGTTGGTGGCCAATGAAGAGGCCGAATCATGA
- the scpB gene encoding SMC-Scp complex subunit ScpB, with protein sequence MSKPNLVKLVEAALFVAGRPLSVKDLQTTVLAEVGLARTQVNMILDELSQRYQDSAIELAETASGYQFRARQEYAPYLSMLWAEKAPKFSRAMLETLTLIAYRQPITRGEIEAIRGVAVSSHIIGVLKERNWIRSVGHKEIPGRPTLFATTSEFLDYFGLKDLSDLPELDQTLLEKLPQDFQT encoded by the coding sequence ATGAGTAAACCAAATTTAGTGAAATTAGTTGAGGCCGCTTTGTTTGTGGCTGGTCGTCCTTTAAGCGTGAAAGACTTGCAAACTACGGTACTGGCCGAGGTGGGCTTGGCTCGCACTCAAGTTAACATGATTCTGGATGAGTTGAGTCAGCGTTATCAAGATTCAGCCATTGAGCTTGCCGAAACCGCATCGGGTTACCAGTTCAGAGCTCGCCAAGAGTATGCGCCTTATTTGTCTATGTTATGGGCTGAAAAGGCGCCGAAGTTTAGCCGCGCCATGTTAGAAACGCTTACCTTGATTGCTTATCGCCAACCGATTACTCGCGGTGAAATTGAAGCGATTAGAGGGGTGGCCGTAAGCAGCCATATTATCGGTGTATTAAAAGAGCGTAATTGGATCCGCAGTGTCGGTCATAAGGAAATTCCAGGGCGTCCGACCTTGTTTGCCACTACTTCAGAGTTTTTAGATTACTTTGGTTTGAAAGATTTAAGCGATTTACCTGAATTAGACCAAACTTTACTTGAAAAACTGCCGCAAGACTTTCAGACTTAG
- the rnm gene encoding RNase RNM, with the protein MRFDLHCHTTASDGGLSPKELVMRAENMQVDVLAITDHDTTAGIEQAQASAKHLQVIPGTEISCAWHAFDIHVVGLNLDIAHQGLQQQLSLQREKRELRAQEMGRRLAKAGIDGVYQQAKQLAGSAPITRSHFANVLVERGLATSFNKVFDKYLSRGNIGYVPNNWMSIGEAIETIHQAKGFAVLAHPTHYDLSNKWIRKLVSEFAELGGDAIEVAMPQMSKDQQQWLASLAQQHQLCASQGSDFHHPSTWRELGRGLQLPDQCQPIWLRWQAL; encoded by the coding sequence ATGCGATTTGATTTGCATTGCCATACTACTGCTTCCGATGGCGGTTTAAGTCCCAAAGAGCTTGTTATGCGGGCAGAAAATATGCAAGTCGATGTGTTGGCCATCACCGATCACGATACCACCGCCGGTATTGAACAAGCGCAGGCCAGTGCTAAACATTTGCAAGTGATTCCAGGTACAGAAATCTCCTGTGCTTGGCATGCCTTTGATATTCACGTCGTTGGTTTAAATCTTGATATTGCCCATCAAGGCCTACAGCAACAGTTAAGTTTACAACGAGAAAAGCGCGAGCTACGCGCTCAGGAAATGGGGCGGCGCTTAGCCAAGGCGGGTATCGATGGTGTTTATCAGCAAGCTAAACAGCTGGCAGGAAGTGCGCCTATCACTCGTTCTCATTTCGCCAATGTCTTAGTTGAAAGAGGCCTTGCCACTAGTTTTAACAAAGTGTTTGATAAGTACTTAAGTCGTGGCAATATCGGCTATGTACCCAATAACTGGATGAGCATTGGCGAAGCCATAGAAACGATTCATCAGGCCAAGGGATTTGCGGTGTTGGCTCATCCTACTCATTATGATTTATCCAATAAATGGATCCGTAAGTTAGTCTCCGAATTTGCTGAGCTTGGTGGTGATGCCATTGAGGTAGCAATGCCACAAATGTCAAAAGATCAGCAACAATGGTTAGCGAGTCTTGCACAGCAACATCAGTTATGTGCTTCTCAAGGCTCTGATTTTCATCATCCTTCTACTTGGCGAGAGCTAGGCCGAGGATTACAATTACCTGACCAGTGCCAACCAATTTGGCTGCGCTGGCAAGCACTTTAG
- a CDS encoding L-threonylcarbamoyladenylate synthase: MSQFFYVHPDNPQSRLMKQAAALIKQGGVVIYPTDSGYAIGCHIGDKAALERICRIRQLDKNHHFTLMCRDLSELSEYARVGNQAFRLLRNNTPGPYTFIFRGTKEVPRRLLNPKRKTIGIRIPDNRIALDMLEALGEPLMSSSLILPGNDFTESDPEQIRDALEQQVDLIVNGGFLGEQPTTVIDLSEDEPEILRYGSGDTSPFE; encoded by the coding sequence ATGAGCCAATTTTTTTATGTACATCCAGATAATCCACAGTCGCGTTTAATGAAGCAAGCGGCCGCACTGATCAAACAAGGTGGGGTGGTTATTTACCCCACCGATTCAGGCTATGCCATTGGCTGCCATATTGGTGATAAAGCAGCCTTAGAGCGTATCTGCCGCATTCGTCAATTGGATAAAAACCACCACTTCACCCTAATGTGTCGAGACTTGTCGGAGCTGTCTGAATACGCTCGAGTGGGTAACCAAGCCTTTCGTCTGTTACGTAATAATACTCCAGGGCCGTATACCTTTATTTTTAGAGGCACCAAAGAGGTACCTCGGCGGCTGTTAAACCCTAAGCGTAAAACCATCGGCATTCGTATTCCGGATAATCGTATTGCACTAGATATGCTTGAAGCGTTGGGGGAACCCTTAATGTCATCGAGTCTTATTTTGCCGGGGAATGACTTCACCGAGTCCGACCCAGAGCAAATTCGTGATGCATTAGAGCAGCAAGTCGACTTGATTGTTAATGGCGGATTTTTAGGTGAACAGCCGACAACGGTAATCGACTTGTCGGAGGACGAACCTGAAATTCTACGTTATGGCTCTGGTGATACGAGTCCTTTTGAGTAA
- the rluB gene encoding 23S rRNA pseudouridine(2605) synthase RluB, whose protein sequence is MSEKLQKVLARSGLGSRREMEAVIDAGRVSVDGEKAKLGDRIEEGAEVRVDGRLIDIQKVEDSICRVLAYHKAEGEICSRNDPEGRETVFDRLPRLQHGRWIAVGRLDINTSGLLLFTTDGELANRLMHPSFEVEREYAVRVFGDVNDEVIRNLRHGVELEDGRAAFTSVKRQGGEGINQWYSVTLSEGRNREVRRMWESQGMQVSRLIRVRYGLLPLPKGLPRSGWQELPLEQVNYLRQLVQLSKEENTVIKVADRVRSSQRIRKSVRKHRSRAQSQAAKRRRLK, encoded by the coding sequence ATGAGTGAAAAACTTCAAAAAGTCCTAGCCCGCAGCGGTTTAGGCTCTCGTCGTGAGATGGAAGCTGTAATTGATGCAGGGAGAGTCAGTGTCGATGGAGAAAAGGCCAAATTAGGCGATCGCATCGAAGAAGGGGCTGAAGTCAGGGTTGATGGCAGGCTCATCGACATTCAAAAAGTCGAAGATAGCATATGCAGGGTACTTGCTTACCATAAAGCAGAAGGGGAAATTTGTTCTCGAAATGACCCTGAAGGACGCGAAACGGTATTTGACCGCCTACCTCGTTTACAACATGGCCGATGGATTGCGGTAGGGCGTCTTGATATTAATACTTCGGGTTTGTTACTTTTCACCACCGATGGAGAATTGGCGAACCGTTTAATGCACCCTAGCTTTGAAGTAGAGCGCGAATATGCGGTGCGGGTTTTTGGTGACGTAAATGACGAGGTGATTCGAAATCTACGCCATGGGGTAGAGCTAGAAGATGGCCGCGCTGCTTTCACTTCAGTGAAACGTCAGGGCGGAGAGGGCATCAATCAGTGGTATTCGGTTACCTTGAGTGAAGGGCGCAACCGTGAGGTGCGCCGTATGTGGGAATCACAAGGTATGCAGGTGAGTCGACTGATTCGGGTGCGTTATGGCTTACTTCCCTTGCCAAAAGGCCTACCACGCAGTGGTTGGCAAGAGTTGCCTTTGGAGCAAGTAAATTACTTACGCCAATTGGTTCAGTTAAGTAAGGAAGAGAATACCGTGATTAAAGTGGCCGACAGGGTTCGCAGTAGTCAACGTATACGAAAATCAGTGCGTAAGCATCGCTCCCGTGCGCAAAGCCAAGCGGCTAAGAGACGACGCTTGAAGTAA
- a CDS encoding anthranilate synthase component 1, whose amino-acid sequence MSNHPRVHLKNDLIDASYVDDPLSLYQELCKETQHNLLLESCEIDSKENLQSLILADAAVKIICQGREVQFNALSTNGEAVIASIAEHTDHSLITNHSTKQLVLNFPLPTANLDEDSRLKAASPVDALRIIVKLYGDLAYHEKGVFLGGVFAYDFIASFEQLQEVAQSTNSCPDFQFYLAETLLLIDHQEQITHIIGSVYEQQEATRIAERLAHLAELCEHKNHQQPPTEIDDYQGRIEADISDRDYCNNVEIMKDYIRQGDIFQVVPSRSFTLACPDTLAAYRELKFTNPSPYMFYLKDSDFVIFGASPESAIKYSATSRDVEIYPIAGTRKRGFNSDGSINKDLDGRLELELRLDKKETAEHIMLVDLARNDVARISEPGTRHVADLLKVDRYSHVMHLVSRVVGTLRNDLDALHAYQACMNMGTLVGAPKIRASELIRQVEQKRRGSYGGAVGYLAGNGDMDTCIVIRSAFVKDQLAHVQAGAGVVYDSVPQAEADETRNKAAAVLNAIARAHGSTLKDVSHDS is encoded by the coding sequence ATGAGTAACCACCCTAGGGTGCACCTAAAAAACGATCTCATCGATGCCAGCTATGTCGATGACCCATTAAGCTTATATCAAGAGTTGTGTAAGGAGACTCAACACAACCTGTTATTAGAGTCTTGTGAAATAGACAGTAAAGAAAACTTACAAAGCTTAATCTTAGCCGATGCCGCAGTGAAGATAATCTGCCAAGGGCGCGAAGTTCAATTTAACGCGTTATCGACAAATGGTGAGGCGGTTATAGCCAGCATAGCAGAGCATACCGACCACAGCCTAATCACCAACCATAGTACCAAGCAACTCGTTTTAAACTTCCCTCTCCCCACCGCCAACTTAGATGAAGATTCTCGATTAAAAGCTGCTTCTCCAGTTGATGCTCTGCGCATCATCGTTAAGCTTTACGGCGACTTGGCCTACCATGAAAAAGGGGTATTTTTAGGCGGGGTGTTCGCCTACGATTTCATCGCTAGCTTTGAGCAGTTGCAAGAGGTAGCCCAAAGCACTAATAGTTGCCCAGATTTCCAATTCTACTTAGCCGAAACATTACTATTAATAGACCATCAAGAACAAATCACCCACATTATCGGCTCGGTCTATGAACAACAAGAAGCCACTCGGATTGCAGAGCGATTAGCCCATTTAGCTGAACTGTGCGAACACAAAAACCATCAACAGCCCCCCACTGAGATTGACGACTATCAAGGTAGAATTGAAGCAGATATAAGCGATAGAGACTACTGCAATAATGTGGAAATTATGAAGGATTACATTCGCCAAGGCGATATCTTTCAAGTCGTTCCGTCGCGCAGTTTTACCCTTGCTTGCCCTGATACACTGGCCGCTTATCGAGAGCTAAAATTCACTAACCCCAGCCCTTACATGTTCTACCTTAAAGACAGCGACTTTGTGATTTTTGGCGCATCACCCGAAAGCGCTATTAAGTACTCAGCAACCAGTCGTGATGTAGAAATTTACCCCATTGCTGGCACCCGTAAACGAGGCTTTAATTCCGATGGTTCAATTAATAAAGACCTTGATGGACGCCTTGAGCTAGAGCTTCGTTTAGATAAAAAAGAAACTGCCGAACACATCATGCTAGTAGACTTGGCACGTAATGACGTAGCACGGATCAGCGAGCCAGGCACCCGCCATGTTGCAGACCTACTTAAAGTTGACCGCTACAGCCATGTAATGCACCTAGTCTCTCGCGTTGTTGGCACTTTACGTAATGACCTTGACGCTCTGCACGCTTATCAAGCTTGCATGAATATGGGCACACTGGTTGGCGCACCTAAAATTCGAGCGTCTGAGTTAATTCGTCAAGTAGAACAAAAACGCCGTGGTAGTTATGGCGGCGCCGTAGGCTACTTGGCGGGCAATGGCGATATGGATACCTGTATTGTTATTCGCTCAGCCTTTGTTAAAGATCAGCTGGCCCATGTACAAGCCGGCGCCGGGGTGGTGTATGATTCTGTGCCGCAAGCGGAGGCGGATGAAACTCGCAATAAAGCCGCCGCGGTATTAAACGCCATCGCCCGTGCTCACGGTTCAACTTTAAAGGATGTTAGTCATGACTCATAG